The Calypte anna isolate BGI_N300 chromosome 20, bCalAnn1_v1.p, whole genome shotgun sequence DNA window GTGGGGGCCCCGTACAGCCCCagtccctttcctttcccagcacccaccacccctgggctggcagggctcTGCTTCCCCATGCCCATGGGTATCTGGCTCTTTGCTCTCACTTCCTCCCTTCCAGTTTGCTTTTAGCCCCAGCCAAAGAGTTGGTTTCACTGCAGCACATTCTGGGGGCACTGGGTCCTCCCCATCATGCAGTCCCCAGCAGTGTCACCTACCCTGGGGGGCAAGAGATGGGAACTTCCCTCTGTCCCTTGTACTGGGCTTGAGGTCTGTCCCTTGCCCAGTGCTGGGCTCCACCAGCCCCAACCCCTCCTGTCACTGTGCCCAGGTGTGGGTGCCCAGGTGAGTGAAGGCTTCCAGCTGCATCAGCCCCAGGACAAGGTGTCAGTGACAGCGGGGGAAACGCTCACCCTGATCTGCACCACATCTGGATATGGTCCCGCTGGCCCCCTGAAGTGGCTGAAGGGCTGGGGCATGGGGAATGAGACTGTTTATGACCAGAACGGCGTGTTCCCCCGTGTGATCAGGGCAGAGCCTGGATTCTACACAGATTTCAGCATCTACCTCCGGGATGTTGGCCCCGAGGATGCTGGCACCTATTACTGTGTCAAGTTCCGCAAACGGTTTGGTGTGGATGAGATGTTCCAGCACGGGAAGGGCACGGAGGTGTCTGTCCGTGGTGAGTGGGGCTgtcagagcagctcctgctgggaacCAGCCTGTCCTGGCGGGGTCTGCTCAGGAGGGATGGGAGACAGGCTCATCCGGGTCCTCAAGGGAGGCCCTGGGGccgggcagggctggcagagcccgGTCTGAGGGTCCCACACTTCTCCCCACAGCCAAACCCACCCCCCCGGTGGTGTCCGGGCCCCAGCACAGAGTGGGGCCGGGGCAGTCGGTGTCCGTCACCTGCGTGTCTGGAGGGTTCTACCCCGAAAACATCGCCATGAGGTGGTTGAAGGACGCGGCCTCCATCTCCGCTCAGCAGCTCCGGGTCACCCCCGGGAGGACAAAATCCTCCTACGACATGTCCAGCTCGGTGACGGTGACGCTGCAGGAGGAGGACGTCCGCTCGCAGCTCGTCTGCGAGGTGCAGCACCCCACGCTGAGGGCCCCGCTGAGGGAGACCTTCCAGCTCAGCAAGGTCCTGCGaggtgagggctgggggggcCCGGCCAGGGGTGCCCGGGTCCCGCGGGGCTGGGGGCGCGGGGCAGGGAGCGGGCACCCTGCGGGCAGCGGAGCCGCGGGACGCCGGGCTCCAGGCGCCGCCTCTctccccagtgccccccagaGTGCGTGTGGTGGCCGAGCCCCCCGGCCCCGTGGAGCCGAACGGGACGGTGACCTTCTCCTGCCAGCTGGAGGGGTTTTACCCGGGAGAGGTGTCCGTCACCTGGCTGGAGAACGGGATGGAGATGAAGGTGGAGAACGTCTCGCGGGCGGTGGAGACGCGGCGGGGGTTGTTTGAGCTGAGGAGCCAGGTGGAGCTGCAAGCCACGGTGGAGAGGAACGGGTCGGTGTTCACCTGCAGAGTGGTGCACGATGGGCAGGAGCCCCTCAGCGAGCTGGCTGCACTGCGGGTCActgtcccagcccaggagggCACCGGCGGACAGAGCCAAGGTGACGTGTGAGAGGCACCGGGTCCCCGCGGTGTGTCGGGCTCTCGCTGAGCCCTGGCCACTGATGTTCTCTTGTCCCCACCTCAGGTGGCAGCCTCCTGTCCAGCCCTGCCCTGTGGCTTGGTGTCCTGCTGGAGAAGGGGCTCCTTGGGgggctcctcctctgcctcttcaaGCGCATGATGGCGTGAGGAGGGAACCACGGGGACGCTGCCCCCGGACCTCTCCGGGTCTCCCCGCAGTTTGTTGGGCCGCGGGTGACAGAGTTGTCGGGTGTACCTGGAAATAAACGGGCAGGGATGCTGAGAGTGCCCAGTACACCCCACCGGTTACCGGGAACGGAcgggagggaaagaggagaggggacaggaggggagcACCCCGGGGACGGGCTCTGCTCACACCGGGGCTCTGCTCACACCGGGgctctctctgctctcaccGGGACTCTCTCTGCTCTCACCGGAGCTCTCTCTGCTCACACCGGGGCTCTCTCTGCTCACACCGGCGCTCTCTCTGCTCACACCGGGGCTCTGCTCACACCGGGGCTCTCTCTGCTCACACCGGAGCTCTCTCTGCTCACACCGGAGCTCTCTCTGCTCACACCGGGACTCTCACCGGGACTCGGTGCCTCGCTCCTCCGGTCCGCCAGGGGTCGCTGTGCAGCGgtgaaggcagcagctcctctcgCTGGTTGTTTCCGCCCGGACTGCTATGTGCGGTGCACAGCGGGCGGGCCGCGGGTGGCCGGCGGGGTTTGTGCGGTGCACGGCGGGAAGATGGCGGACAGGGAGGAGGCGCTGAGGGAGTTCGTGGCCGTCACCGGCGTCGAGGAGGAGCGAGCGCGATTCTTCCTGGAGTCCTCCGGATGGGACCTCCAGGTATTCCGCCGCTCTCCCCTGCCCCGTCTCCATCCCCTCACGCTGAAGGGGTTCGGCGGTGGGGCCGCGGCCCTGGAGGCCGTGGCGGTGTCGGGGCCGGGGGGCAGCACCGGGCCGGCAGCTCGGGCTGATGGAGGCTCCGGCTTTGTCCGGCCGTCCCTCCCGAGTCCCCGGTCCGTCGCCGGGCGGCGAGGGTCGCGTTATCCGGTGCGGCGGGGCCCGAGCCTGTTCTGCTTCTCTGGTTAATTTGTGATAATTTCTAGCACGGGGCCAGGAACCGCGCGGGTCTGGAGTTTGCcgctttggtttgcttttcctttgaacGCTCTCGAAGCTCTTGGTGCTCTGGTGCTCATTCTGCCAGCAGTAGTCTCGGCACCCTCAAACCGGGGGGGGGGAATCGGCCATCGGTCTGACCCCCCCCGgcctcccacccccctcccaccGCCTGGCAGCCTGGAATCAGCTCCGAGGTCACTCGGGGATGTCGCAACAGCAGTTGTTACAGAGGAGGGATTTGAGCAGAAGCCCTGTGGAAATATTGCAGAAGAAGAGTCTCGGGTCAGGGAGGCTGCTCTGTCCTGGTGGCAGTTCTGGTGGCAGTTCTGGTGGCTGTCCTGGTGGCTGTCCTGGTGGCTGTCCTGTCCTGGTGGCAGTCCTGGTGGCAGTCCTGGTGGCAGTCCTGGTGCCTGTCCTGTCCTGGTGGCAGTCCTGGTGGCTGTCCTGGTGGCTGTCCTGGTGGCTGTCCTGGTGCCAGTCCTGGTGGCAGTCCTGGTGGCTGTCCTGGTGGCAGTCCTGGTGGCTGTCCTGTCCTGGTGGCTGTCCTGGTGGCAGTCCTGGTGGCAGTCCTGGTGGCAGTCCTGGTGGCAGTCCTGTCCTGGTGGCAGTCCTGGTGGCAGTCCTGGTGGCAGTCCTGGTGGCTGTCCTGTCCTGGTGGCAGTCCTGGTGGCAGTCCTGGTGGCTGTCCTGGTGGCTGTCCTGTCCTGGTGCCAGTCCTGGTGGCAGTCCTGGTGGCTGTCCTGTCCTGGTGGCTGTCCTGGTGGCAGTCCTGGTGGCAGTCCTGGTGGCAGTCCTGGTGGCAGTCCTGGTGCCTGTCCTGGTGGCAGTCCTGGTGGCTGTCCTGTCCTGGTGGCAGTCCTGGTGGCAGTCCTGGTGGCTGTCCTGTCCTGGTGGCTGTCCTGGTGGCTGTCCTGTCCTGATGCCAGTCCTGGTGGCTGTCCTGGTGCCTGTCCTGCCATCACTCTGGAAGTTGGCAAAGCCTCCTCTTTACCCCCCAGAGGGGGAAGCTCTCTGAAGTGTCTGTAGTGTTGGTGCATCCTAAGAAGTCCAACGTGTCAGAAGCTCTCTGCCCAAGGTGTGTTCCTTGGGTGTGGTTTTCCCATTGTCCTGCCACGTTTGCTCTCCTGatggcttttccttcccttccattcCCTCCCCAGATTGCACTTGCCAGTTTCTATGAGGATGGGGGTGATGAGGACATCCTGACCCTgccccagccagcacccagctctgtcTCCAGGGGCACTGCAGCCAGGTGAGGGGggacctgcagctcctgcccatcCCTTGGTGACTCCTGAACCCAAAGAGTGAGAACTGGTGGTGTGAAAACATTTAGCTGTGGCCAAAGCATTGCTGTGTGGTGATTTCCAGGAGAAacagctctctgcttccccTTGTCTGGCTCTCTAGGAATGGGTAAAACCCCAGGGTTTGGGCATCAGGAGCCCAGATGTTGCACTGCTATCCCAGGGATGAGTCAGGAACTTGTCTCCTTGCTCAGGGAAAACTCAGTTTGTCTCTTGGGGTCAGAAGGACCTCACACCAGCTGCTGGTGTGTTTCTTCCTGCAGTTTGTTCCtccacaggaaaggaaaaagaaactgaatttctgtGCTGCCAGAGCTGATCAAGTGGAGCCTTTTAGAAATAATAAGTTAATTTTGCCCTACCAAATCCTTGTGCAGCAGGGAAATAGTGCCCAGTTTTAAAGAGAAGGAGTTTGTCCTGAAAGAAGAGTGGTGTTGGTGAATGCAGAAGATCCCAGTTTGGGTCACAGCCTTGGCAGAAGCAACAAGAAGAGGAGGACAGGGTGGGGGAGGGACTGTCCTGGGGCCTGGAAGAGAAACTTGGGTTTGGGAAGTGTTGGGTTTTGAAGGAGGCAACAAAAtccaggagaggaggaggggagggaggactctctgctcctgagctttctgcctgctcctggttcctgctccaggagctgaTCTCCTGTTGGAATGGGGTCAGGAGTCAGAGAGAGCAGAACTGGGGCAGCCCCACTCTGTGTCCTGAGGCTgatgctctgccctggtgacaTTTTTGCAGTGACCACAGAGTGACATCCTTCAGAGACCTTGTTCATGCACAggaggatgatgatgaggaggaggaaggacagAGGTAAGTTAAAGACTTacaagctgtgtgtgtgtgtgtgttcctgcccTTCTGTGCTGGTTTGCCTCTTGGGCACAGGgttgttctgttttattttgggtttttttcccaaaagcaGATGGAAGCTGACAGGAAGTTCCTCTAGAGAGAGATCTCAGGTCTGGGGTGGTCAGAGCAGGGGCTCTGCATCAGCAGGTCCTGTGTGCCCACCAGGCTTTGTCACTGGTGCTGAGGGAAAGCCTAGGGAAGgatgtggaaaaagaaatgttgttAGGAACAGAAAAAATCCCAGCTGATCCTCTGTGTCCATAGGAAGAGAAGTGTGGGAACAATGCAGGGACTGTGGTCTGGCTGCTTTtggtctggggttttttagaATTGCTGCTTAAGGGTAAAGCAATGGGTTCTGGAGATGGAAATCAAAATGTAGGTTCCCTTTCCAGTGGGAATATGGCTTCCTGGGGAGAAAGTCACCTCTGGGAGGGCTGGCCCTGATGTCCTGTGGGGGGGCTGTGTCTGGGGGGGCTGTGTCTGGGGGGGCTgtgtgagctctgctgctcctgtcaCAGGAAATCCCATCTCCCAGCAGTGCCCTGCTGCACTTCCCTGTTAGGAATATTCTTCTGGCAGCTCAGGGGCTCCCTGGAGGTCATGTTGGGCTGAAACTCAGCCTTGGAATGTTTCTCCTGCTGGGTCTGAGGGAGTTAAATTCTCCCTTTGCTGCTTTGGGGACATTTTGCAGTAACTGACACAAACCCAAAGTGTTTGCAGGGCAGGAGCTCTGTGAGTGGCTCCCAGCTGGACAAACCCCAGGTGTAAAGCCCCTGCCACATCTCCACTCTGACCCAGGTGCCTCTGCTCCCTGTCAGGTTTTATGCTGGAGGCTCAGAGAGAAGTGGGCAGCAGATTGTTGGCCCTCCCAGGAAGAAGAGTCCCAACGAGCTGGTGGAGGATCTGTTCAAAGGAGCAAAGGAACACGGAGCTGTGGCTGTGGACAGGGCAGCCAAGAGCAGTGGGGAGACCAGCAAGCCTAAAGTGAGGAGTTCTTCTTCCTTCTATTCCCTGTTCCCACCAAAGCTTCTCCTGCCACAGCTCTTTGGTGCTGTGGAGTCCTGGGATGATCTTTAAATGCCACCTGAGCCTGGACTcctctcagcacagcagcaagagaagctgattttttgtgcttttcctgTCAAGGTGGTCGCTGTCCTGCAGGAccaaagctttgctgctgccacagaGCCCCCCTCTTCATCCTTAAGATGctgaggagagggaagcagcTCTCCTGGGCTGGTGTCTCTGTAACCTCTTTGCTCCCTCTCTCTTTGCAGCCCTTTGCAGGGGGTGGGTATCGCCTCGGGGCCACTCCAGAGGAGGAGTCTGCTTACGTGgcaggagagaggaggcagaACTCTGCCCAGGATGTGAGTATCACTCCCTTGGGGTTTGTGGATGGTGCCTGAGggatttttctgctgcagctccttaGCTTGTGAGCCCAGAGGGTTCTAAAGCTTGACAGAAATGCAAGAGGACAGAGGGATGGTGAATCCGGCATCTCCTGGGGTTTCTGATCAGGAAATAGTACTCTTGGCTAAGCAGTTTTTCTGGTGAACTTTTAATTAAGAACCTGAGCATTCCTTAGACATGCAGATTGTGAAAAATAGTGGGTAAAGAGCTCTGGGAGAGGGACTTGTGTACCCGTGGAAGAGATGTGGAGCTCACAGCATGGTTTGTCACCAAATCATGTCACCTAGGCcatggcaggagctgggtgTAGGCTCCTCACCTGGCACACACTTGGCTCTTCAACTGCATTTATCAGAAAAGGGTCTGTGGTGCCACTGAAGCATGACTGCTACAGAGCCAGTGCTTGGGATTTTCCCTCAGCCCAGAGGAATCTGTCTGGAATGTTTTCTGCACCTTGAAGTCCCTCTGCCAGGCCAGGCAGGAGCTTCCCCCTCAGCCTCTGGGTATTGTTCTTGCTGAGGTGCTCCACGAGGCTGATTGTTGTTtggggctgctgcaggtgcACGTTGTGCTGAAGCTCTGGAAGAGTGGGTTCAGTCTGGACAGTGGAGAACTGAGGAGCTACCAGGATCCATCCAATGCTCAGTTCCTTGATGATATCCGCAGAGGGTATGTagcaggagggggagaaaaaattcCTGTGTGCTGGGACACGGGAGTCTGTGGGACACGGGGTGCTGAACCAGCAGCACATTTCATCTGAGCTTTCTTGTAAGAGCTAAATTCTTAATGTGGAAACCATAGGAGGGCAGAGTTGAACGTTTACTTCCTATAAAGGGGGGGATGGCTTTGGGTTGTGTGAGGCCTTGGGAGTCTGAACTGAACAAAGAGAAGTTTTGATTTGTTCTGAGAATTCCTGACGCGTCACGTCACTCCAGGGAAAGGATTGGTGTCTGGTGACAGGGAGTGTGTGTCTGCCCTGTTAAATCAGCGAGGCTTTGGCTGTGATTCCTGACAGCCCTGAGGTTTGTGGCTGGcactttttctctgtgctttcctCACTTGTTCAGCTGCCTCAGGAGCTTCTCTTTGCAGGGAGGTCCCGGCAGAGCTGCGCAGGTTAGCGCGGGGCGGACAAGTGAACCTGGATATGGAGGATCACCGTGATGAGGAGTATGTGAAACCCAAAAGTGTCTTCAGAGCCTTTACTGGAGAGGGACAGAAGCTGGGCAGGTGAGAAGACAGCAGTGCTGGTTTGCTGGGTGTTTGGTGTCAGAGGCACTGGGGAGTTTTGCTTCCTGAGGAAAAGGCACCGTGGGACTGGGGTGGGTCCTTAGTTTGGAACCACCATGGTATGTCCTAGAGAAACTGTTTCCAGGTTCCCCTGTTCCTGTGGATGTGGGAAGATCCAGGGGGTGGTACTTCAGAGATAGACGTGAAGTTTTAGCCAGGTTCCTGCTGGCTGGTTGACTCCTAAACAGCCACTTTGGTGTCCCTTGAGTCAGAACCCTGCAGTGGGGCCCAGCAGGTGACACACTGCAGGTGACAGCACCCTGTGAGCAGGTGAGTCCTTGGTTTGTAACCACTCCCCTCCTGTCTCCCTGCTCTCAGCACTGTGCCCCAGGTGATGAGCACCAGCTCACCAGCCCAGCAGGCTGAGAATGAAGCCAAAGCCAGTTCTGCCATTGCTATTGATGAGTCAGAGCCCATCACCAACATCCAGATCCGGCTTGCTGACGGGGGGAGGCTGGTCCAGAAGTTCAACCACAGTCACAGGTACAAACACAACAAGAAACACAGGTTGCTGACtggtgctgccagctctgcacagaTGGTGCAGGGTTAAAGCTCTGGCTAGGCTGTGGTAGGAGCTCTGGGGATGCTTTTGTAGGGGTGAAGAGGAATTAAATCATCATGGGGTTTGAAGGCAGTCCTTAACTGTTGGAAGGATAGGATTTGCTTTCCCAATAGTGATGGGTTATGGCCActggttctgcacctgggagcTTCAGTATTATCAGCAGAACTTCCCTTAATATCATTTATAAAAACCTGAATCTCTTCTAAGGGCTTTAGATGATGAGGAACTCTGGTCAGGAATTGTAATGCTCAGGCCAGACTTCTCCTGGTGGATGGAGCACCAAGGAGTGCTTTTAGTTCAGTTCCCTTGGACAAGCAGAGGTGACTTTTATGTCCTGCTGCTTTGTTAGACTTCCCTCCTGAAATCCTTCTCTCCTATCTGGTCTCAGAGACCATTTATACTCATTTATACTCAGAGGCAGTTTGTACTCATTCCTCCAGTTGCCATAAAAGAATCAAGCACCGTGCAAGAAGTGACAAAAACCTTCTCTGATCAGGTGCAGGGAACAGATCCAGCCTCCTTGTTGTGGCTGCTCTGGGCCAGTGACACCATCCAGGTTCTGCTGTGTGTGATGAGCTCTGTCACTTAGAGCAGTGCTGAGCAATTTGTTGCTCTGTTCATCCTGAAGGGTTCAGAACCTTCAGTTCCAAACAGCCTCCTGGCAGCAcagatgtcctggctgggcagtGTGAGATGAGAGAACACTGAGCTGAAAGAACACTGAGCTGAAAGTGTTCagcctgggaagcagctggggttgttctgctccacaggagcagagggaggaggttAAATGGGAGCTGTGTGGCTGTGGCCTCTGTCAGCTGCACAGCAAGCAGAGGGactgcagggctgtgtgctCTGGAAGGGTcaggccaggctgctgctgttccaggagcttttccaggctgctgggtAACGGGAGCTCCCTCCTGTGTTTGATCCCTGGGACAGGATCCGGGATATCCGACTCTTCATCGTGGATGCCAGGCCAGCAATGGCTGCCACCAGCTTTGTCCTGATGACCACCTTCCCCAACACAGAGCTGGCTGATGAGAACCAGACCCTGAAGGAAGCCAACCTGCTCAATGCTGTCATCGTTCAGAGGCTGACATAAAGgaacccagctctgccccagcctgcCTGCA harbors:
- the LOC103532206 gene encoding tyrosine-protein phosphatase non-receptor type substrate 1-like, with the protein product MGIPMASPWALQLTSLLLLLLWRSLGVGAQVSEGFQLHQPQDKVSVTAGETLTLICTTSGYGPAGPLKWLKGWGMGNETVYDQNGVFPRVIRAEPGFYTDFSIYLRDVGPEDAGTYYCVKFRKRFGVDEMFQHGKGTEVSVRAKPTPPVVSGPQHRVGPGQSVSVTCVSGGFYPENIAMRWLKDAASISAQQLRVTPGRTKSSYDMSSSVTVTLQEEDVRSQLVCEVQHPTLRAPLRETFQLSKVLRVPPRVRVVAEPPGPVEPNGTVTFSCQLEGFYPGEVSVTWLENGMEMKVENVSRAVETRRGLFELRSQVELQATVERNGSVFTCRVVHDGQEPLSELAALRVTVPAQEGTGGQSQGGSLLSSPALWLGVLLEKGLLGGLLLCLFKRMMA
- the NSFL1C gene encoding NSFL1 cofactor p47 produces the protein MADREEALREFVAVTGVEEERARFFLESSGWDLQIALASFYEDGGDEDILTLPQPAPSSVSRGTAASDHRVTSFRDLVHAQEDDDEEEEGQRFYAGGSERSGQQIVGPPRKKSPNELVEDLFKGAKEHGAVAVDRAAKSSGETSKPKPFAGGGYRLGATPEEESAYVAGERRQNSAQDVHVVLKLWKSGFSLDSGELRSYQDPSNAQFLDDIRRGEVPAELRRLARGGQVNLDMEDHRDEEYVKPKSVFRAFTGEGQKLGSTVPQVMSTSSPAQQAENEAKASSAIAIDESEPITNIQIRLADGGRLVQKFNHSHRIRDIRLFIVDARPAMAATSFVLMTTFPNTELADENQTLKEANLLNAVIVQRLT